The Geobacillus genomosp. 3 genome segment ACCGCTTCGGATCGGTGATGAGGCGGTAAAACCATTCCAGTCCGAAGGTTCGGAACAGCTTCGGCGCCCGTTTCACACGGCCGGCGAAGACGTCGAAGCTGCCGCCGACGCCTTGGAACACTTTGACGTCAAGTTGATCGAGATGCGCCCGGATCCACAGCTCCTGCCTTGGGCTGCCGAGGGCGACAAACAGCATATCGGCATTGGCCGCTTGAATGGCGCGGACGACCGCCCCGTCATCGTTGACGTAGCCGTTCATATACCCGGCGATGCAAAGGCCGGGGTATTTCGCTTCTAAGTTTTGTTTCGCTTTTTGGACGACTTCTTCTTTGGCGCCGTACAAAAAGACGCGGTATCCTTTGTTCGCGGCCAGCGCGATGAGCCGCTCCATCAAGTCGATGCCGGTCACCCTTGAGGCGAGGCGGCCGCCTTTTAGTTTCGACGCCAGGACGACGCCGATGCCGTCAGGGATTTGGTATGTCGCCGCGTTGATGAGCTGCTTGAGCTCAGGGTTTTGGCTGGCGGCGATCAGTTTTTCCGGGTTGACGGCGATGATCGTTGATTTTTTTCCGGCGGCCATGCGCTGTTCGATGTCGGCGAGAATGTCGTCGTATGTGAGCGTGGACACATAGACGCCTAAATATTGTTCCTTGTTCATGCCGCTCATACTCTCTCCACATCTTGAATGGCTCGGACGACCGATAAATGGCCGATTTTGTATACGGTCACGTCTTCGCTGTCAAGCGCCACGCAGTTTTTCGTGTCGAAGATCACTTTTGTTTTCATCGGCGCCAGTTCTTCGGCCGTCATCGTTTTGAATTCGTTATGATCCGCCAAGACGACGACAAGGTGCGCCCCGTCGAGCGCTTCGTCTTTCGCGGCGAGCGGAAACGGCACTTGCGACGGCTTGACGTGCGGGTCGTAGGCGCGGACATCAAACCGTTTGTTCCGCCGCAGCTGTTCGTAAATGTCGATGGCCGGGCTTTCGCGCACATCGTCGGTGTTGCCTTTGTACGTCAACCCGAACACGGCGATGACCGGCGATGCGAGTTCGGCCGTCATGCGTTCGATTTGTTCGACGACAAAGCGCGGCATTGAATTGTTGATGCGGCGCGCCGTCTGAATGAGTTGCGACTCTTCTTTCGCTTTTTCGACGATAAAGTACGGGTCAACGGCCAAACAATGCCCCCCGACTCCCGGGCCCGGAAGGTGGATGTTGACGCGCGGATGCTTGTTGGCGAGCTCGATCACTTCATGAGCGTTGACGCCGATGCGTTTGGCGATTTTCACGAGCTCGTTCGCCAAGGCGATGTTGACGTCGCGGAACGTGTTTTCCATCAACTTCGCCATTTCGGCGGTGACCGCTTCCGTTTCGATGACATCGCCTTTGACGATCGCCCGGTACACATCAGCGGCCCGCTTCGCCGCCTCTTTCGTCACACCGCCGACAATTCGGGTATTTTCTATGAGTTCAATGAGAATGCGGCCCGGCAAGACGCGCTCCGGACAATGGGCCAAATAGACGTCCCGCTCCGGATCGAGCCCGGATTCGCGAATGATCGGAGCGACAACGTCATCCATCGTGCGCGGCGGAATCGTCGATTCGACGATCACGATGTTGCCTTTGCGCAAATGGGGCGCCACCGATTTGGCGGCGTCAATGACATAATCAATGTTGGCCGTATAATCGTCGTGAATGGGCGTCGGGACGGCGATGATGAACACATCCGCCGCTTCCGGGGCGAGCTGGGCCCGGAATTTCCCTTCTTTGACGACCCGGTTGACGAGTTCGGCCAACCCGGTTTCTTCGATATGAATGCGGCCGCTGTTGATCGTCTCGACGACGGTTTCGTTGACATCGACGCCGATGACGTCAAATCCGGCATCGGCGAATATCGCAGACGTCGGAAGTCCGATGTAGCCGAGTCCGACGACACATACTTTTTTCATTGTGACAACCTCTCTTTATAGACTAGAATTGCGTTATATTCGAGCCCTTTCGACCAATCACGTTATAGTATAACAAAATGCGACTCGTTTTGCATCATTGAATCTAGCAAGGGCAAATGCTACAATTAAGGTTGATTTTTGCGGAACGATGTTCGTTTAGAGGAGGAGTTATGTCGTTGAAAATTGTGATCTCAGGCTTTTACGGGCTTGGCAATACAGGGGATGAGGCGATTTTGGAGGCGATTATCGACAACCTTCGCGCCGCGTTGCCGAACCCGGATATTACGGTGTTTTCGCTTTCGCCGGAACAAACCGCGAACACGCATAACGTCAA includes the following:
- a CDS encoding WecB/TagA/CpsF family glycosyltransferase: MNKEQYLGVYVSTLTYDDILADIEQRMAAGKKSTIIAVNPEKLIAASQNPELKQLINAATYQIPDGIGVVLASKLKGGRLASRVTGIDLMERLIALAANKGYRVFLYGAKEEVVQKAKQNLEAKYPGLCIAGYMNGYVNDDGAVVRAIQAANADMLFVALGSPRQELWIRAHLDQLDVKVFQGVGGSFDVFAGRVKRAPKLFRTFGLEWFYRLITDPKRFKRQLALPKFLWKVLTEKEAADHRTAAKERSR
- a CDS encoding nucleotide sugar dehydrogenase; protein product: MKKVCVVGLGYIGLPTSAIFADAGFDVIGVDVNETVVETINSGRIHIEETGLAELVNRVVKEGKFRAQLAPEAADVFIIAVPTPIHDDYTANIDYVIDAAKSVAPHLRKGNIVIVESTIPPRTMDDVVAPIIRESGLDPERDVYLAHCPERVLPGRILIELIENTRIVGGVTKEAAKRAADVYRAIVKGDVIETEAVTAEMAKLMENTFRDVNIALANELVKIAKRIGVNAHEVIELANKHPRVNIHLPGPGVGGHCLAVDPYFIVEKAKEESQLIQTARRINNSMPRFVVEQIERMTAELASPVIAVFGLTYKGNTDDVRESPAIDIYEQLRRNKRFDVRAYDPHVKPSQVPFPLAAKDEALDGAHLVVVLADHNEFKTMTAEELAPMKTKVIFDTKNCVALDSEDVTVYKIGHLSVVRAIQDVERV